gaggtggcaaaAGGTCTATTCTcactggtatgtagaatgtataagtctggcaaTATACAATCTGACTTTATATTTCTCTCAATCATCACGAtttggaagactgcaagagcagagaagtgtgagaactatcgcacaatcaggttaacagctgaAGCATCCACGTTGCTGATAAGGATAatacacaggagaatggaaaagaaaattgaagttccatgacgttcataggatttgtggtcctggagaaagcgttcggcaatatcaaatgttgcaagatgtttgaaattctgagaaaatacggGTAAGCCATAGGAGAAGTCGTGTaatttgcaatatgtacaagaggcaagaaggtaaaataagagtggaagatcaagaacgaagcacTCAGGTTAGGAAGGGTGTCAGACAGAGATGTAATCTTTCGCTCTACCGTTCAATCTATATaccgaagaagcgatgacggaaataatggaaagattgaagagtggaattaaaattcagggtgaaatgatataagttttgctgatgactgattctctcggtgacagtgaagaagaattacagggtttgctgaatagaatgaacagtctaataagtacagaatatggaatcggagtaaatcagagaaaggcgAAATTGATAAGAAGCAGAAGAAGTGAAAACAGCGAGAGACTTAGCATCGTGGCTGACGATCAGTAAGTAGATGACGAACAAAGCAAGGGCGACGTCAAAttcacactagcactggcaaaaagggaatcgTGCTTACCTGgcttctgctggtggctcaccgaGCATTCTGCTGACTTCAATCACCTCTTGCGGGTGCTCGAGCACAGCGTCCGCCCAGCCCCGCGTGGCCATCACCTGCAGGTGGTCCTTTATGAAGGCGACGGCAGCCCTGGTGGCGTCCGGGCACGAGTGCCTCACTGCCGTGACGGCCGTCGCCGCTGCGGTCTCGACGGCCAACTGCGAGATCAGCTGCCGCTCGCAGGCAGCCTTCAGGCCCGACAAGCCGTACTTGTCGGCCGCTGAGAGCAGCTGGGGGGCCGTGTCGGGCAGCTGGGGGGCCCGCAGGGTATACGCGTAGGCCACCAGGAGCCTCAGCACCGGGCCCTCCACGTCGTCGACGCTCACCTGGCCGCAGCTGGCCTCCAGCGTGTCGTGCGCGAACATCGCTTCGAACACGGGGCTCGCAGCTGCCAGCACCGCCCTGTGAGCCGCCACCCTCGTCTCGCCCACCACCAGCGTCACCAGGGAGCCGTCACCCCCGTCTAGCAGGGCGGCCAGGGCCTCGGTTGTGGTGTTCTGAACCTCCGTAACTGCCGACATGGTGGGTGGTCCTGAAACACAGTGCCACTGAGCAGCCCTTACACTGCACCCTCAACACTTGTACGAGGCGCATGCAGACCTGTATGAAACAACAGCTGTTAAAGGGTTGTACACCCTAAATCAATTGCAACGTCACCAGTTTCCTTCAAATGACAAGGGTCCGTACTGCTTCGTGATCACCTAAGGTTTGTAACTACCAGCGTCGTACTATGATAAACTGCTTTCACCTTCTAAAAATGTTATCGTTCTCAGTCAAAAGATGGTTTATATATGACATAGCAAAAAAAATGGCAAAGCAACAAACTTCTTTCAGCACTAAAGTTACAGGACTTATATTTAAATCCAAGCTCGTGGCACCTCTGagaaaaattttcttcctccttaTCTCAGGTTCCACATATCAGTCACACATCAGAAGCAATGTACATGTAATGCAGAAATCATTTTCCTCGGTGAATGTCTCAGGGTAGGCACGATTAAACTTGACCGGCCcccttgaccgagcggttctaggcacttcaatccggaaccgcgcgcctgctacggtcgcaggttcgaatcctgcctcgggtatggatgtgtgtgatgttcttaggttagttaggttttagtagttctaggttctattggactgatgacctccgacgttaagtctcatagtgctcagagccatttgaaccgttctgaACCACTGTAAGAGTCTAAATTCATTAGTATGTTTAACTCTCCTTTTAACAGACTGATATCTGTGTCTTCTTTCTTAAGAAAAAGATTCAGCGCCCACCTCCATCGTAAACAATGCTGcataatacaatcataaatcatgtcGCCATTTTATCCGAATTTTGCAAGCTATGGTCTACCCAGGTATTTCCAGGTTGAGCAGTTTAGAAATGAAACTCGTTGCTCCATTTCCAGAACGTGTGTTGTGGAACTTTCGCACAAATATATATTTGTATCTCCTTTTGGCGTGGACGTGTTTGAATAGCATCTTTGCTCCACAGAACGTTCGGATACTTATTAGATGACATGCGTCATGGCTAAACCAAAGTAAGCTCTGTCACAGCTCCGACATCACTCTTCACTCTCCTGGTCGTATGAGGGGCAAACGACGGAGTCAGTGAAATAGTTCCACACCCTACAGTGTAAACTGGTTTCCGAAATTCAGACAAGTGGGGTTCACGAGAACGGCGTCCACTTTTTTCGAAACGTGCCGACTTATCTCCATTCCACCAGCGTAAGACGTCTGCCGGACCGTTACGGTGCCAGCAGGGCGCCTAAGAATTCGTCCCAAGGCTTCTGTCGCGCCCGCTCGACGTGGATCGAGACGCCGAGGCAGTGCTGTACGGAGTGTAGCGCCGGAGGTCACCTCAGGGTCGCAGGCCAACACGTGCACTGCAGGCTTCTGGAAGCCACCCGACCAACCCgagtcttccttccccatccctcattAGTTAATTGTACATTTGCTTCCGTTTTACATCGCTTTGTGGTTTTCTCGCCTCCCCATTCCAAGTATGCACTCAATGTTATAGGCTCAAAACTTTGGACACTGGCGTTGTAATCGCATAATGAACGACTTTTTACTGTTGTTTACAGGTATTATTGCCGTATTTTCCTACATCCAAGTGGTGCTGCATGTAAATAAACGAAGCGGTAAAAGCTGTAAAGCCGTTTACATTTCCATACAGTCTTCGAGCATCGATATGTTCCTCGTCTAAGAATCAGACGTCATTGTCTTATAAATGTTTAACGTATCCTGAGATCAGTGGTGTAGTATTCTACTTTATTGTGACACTCACAATGCGACTGTAGTTTACACTGAGCTTTCGCAGATTCTTTCACTCAAACGGTTTTCTAGGTAATCACAGATTTGCCAAGATACTGAGCGGGAT
This DNA window, taken from Schistocerca serialis cubense isolate TAMUIC-IGC-003099 chromosome 11, iqSchSeri2.2, whole genome shotgun sequence, encodes the following:
- the LOC126427155 gene encoding ankyrin-1-like isoform X2; this encodes MSAVTEVQNTTTEALAALLDGGDGSLVTLVVGETRVAAHRAVLAAASPVFEAMFAHDTLEASCGQVSVDDVEGPVLRLLVAYAYTLRAPQLPDTAPQLLSAADKYGLSGLKAACERQLISQLAVETAAATAVTAVRHSCPDATRAAVAFIKDHLQVMATRGWADAVLEHPQEVIEVSRMLGEPPAEASSPTATGGGPTPNSDRQPHSGHSQTPAAAAPPTSARHTPPPDDAAVSRFRSPSEEERGRRLIKAAKVGAVEEVRLLLAAGADVAARDEVFGFTALHFAAERGDAAVVRLLLSAASDPSGRDQWGWTPLHWAAQNGHAEAAAALLQAGADRGARADDDGSTPLDMARLCDHQQLVEMLTQR